A window of Pyrobaculum aerophilum str. IM2 contains these coding sequences:
- a CDS encoding TatD family hydrolase, whose product MFDNHVHCHEFPRDEITQYQKDWTLVCVSDDLESSKKTVELQGVVKCIGIHPWQVERAEPGDLNTTLRLIEKWEVPCVGEVGLDKKFVPHSYDKQVEYFRAFLKLARELDLVVNVHAPDAWQDALEMLRRADVDRAIIHWFTGPLQLLETIKDYGYYITINPAVAIQRKHQEVAKTADRRIVLLESDGPYEYRGMRLAPPVIKNTVEKLSELWEAPKDYVVEVVETNAKRLWRL is encoded by the coding sequence GTGTTCGACAATCACGTCCACTGCCACGAATTTCCCCGGGACGAAATAACACAATACCAAAAGGACTGGACGCTGGTATGCGTTTCTGATGATCTAGAGTCCTCTAAAAAGACCGTTGAGCTTCAAGGTGTGGTGAAGTGTATCGGCATACACCCGTGGCAGGTAGAGAGGGCAGAGCCAGGCGATTTAAACACAACTCTGCGCCTCATTGAGAAATGGGAAGTTCCCTGTGTGGGGGAGGTGGGCCTCGACAAGAAGTTCGTCCCCCACAGTTACGACAAACAAGTGGAGTATTTCCGCGCCTTTTTAAAACTGGCCAGAGAGCTGGACTTAGTGGTCAACGTACACGCGCCGGACGCGTGGCAAGACGCCTTGGAGATGCTTAGGAGAGCCGACGTAGACAGAGCAATAATACATTGGTTCACAGGGCCTTTACAACTGCTTGAGACAATTAAAGACTACGGTTATTATATCACAATAAACCCCGCGGTGGCCATCCAGAGAAAACACCAAGAGGTCGCCAAGACGGCAGACCGCAGAATAGTGTTGTTAGAAAGCGACGGGCCCTATGAGTACAGAGGGATGAGGCTGGCGCCGCCTGTTATTAAAAACACCGTGGAAAAACTCTCCGAGCTGTGGGAGGCGCCTAAGGATTACGTCGTGGAAGTAGTGGAGACAAACGCCAAGCGCCTATGGCGTCTGTAG
- a CDS encoding molybdopterin-dependent oxidoreductase — protein MIVACTRDCYDTCIFRAEKREGRIRLVPIGEFPTLGFTCARGVADVKRLNSPRRVKTPLLRGERQVVEVSWERALGELAARIKEAEPEEIIHIDYDGNQGLLTWYYPQRLFNAIRSASTDYSICSAEGSEAIKLHWGRSYGAMPEELEKRPAAFWALDASTSFIHGWALAKRGRNPTAAVDVIWTNTMRHVDLPVLVRPGTDVVLALGVAREIIEMGAYDREFVERHTHGFEQFVKHVQKFTPQYVEEEAGVPRDVFYKLVDFYLKKPVTIIGFAIGRTENGGDAARAISLIHALLGDPAGFYYSNSGAWGIDFAYIRGLHAAKPSKVVPMGLVGGAISQFKVAYVWNANPVATLPQGDRIAKAAERGDITLAVHTPLMDETAEAAHIVLPAPLYLEKEDVVYSYWHNYLIYNTAVADPPGFARRETWVVRELAKLIGVGDHPLMREDPWDAVNIALKGTGITLEELRRRGAVRLPAPDYYKYPTATGKVEFYSVTAVKKGLPPLPEYKPPRRDAYVLTFPPNPLYTNSQFRDIYGEPEPAVYLNPSDFVSDCVVLYNENGEAVLKAKPSPHVPRGVIVYTGIGKDLRGVPINTLARGEPGPYGGTPRLYTTYVNIRPC, from the coding sequence GTGATAGTTGCGTGTACTAGAGACTGCTACGACACTTGTATATTTAGAGCAGAAAAACGGGAAGGGCGCATCCGCTTGGTCCCAATAGGCGAATTCCCCACTCTGGGCTTCACCTGTGCAAGAGGCGTCGCCGATGTTAAACGCCTAAACTCGCCGAGGAGGGTAAAAACGCCGTTATTAAGGGGGGAGAGGCAAGTGGTGGAAGTCAGCTGGGAGAGGGCCCTTGGAGAATTGGCGGCGAGGATAAAAGAGGCAGAGCCCGAGGAGATTATCCACATTGACTACGACGGCAATCAAGGCCTTTTAACTTGGTACTACCCGCAAAGGCTTTTTAACGCCATCCGCTCAGCCTCGACGGACTATTCCATATGTAGCGCCGAGGGCAGCGAGGCGATTAAATTACACTGGGGGAGGTCATACGGCGCTATGCCTGAGGAGCTGGAGAAGAGGCCGGCGGCGTTCTGGGCTCTTGACGCATCAACGTCATTTATACACGGCTGGGCCCTGGCCAAGAGGGGGAGAAACCCCACGGCGGCTGTGGACGTAATTTGGACAAACACTATGAGACATGTGGACCTCCCCGTGTTAGTAAGGCCGGGGACCGACGTAGTGTTGGCGCTGGGAGTCGCGCGGGAGATAATCGAGATGGGAGCTTACGACAGGGAGTTCGTGGAGAGGCACACCCACGGCTTTGAACAATTTGTTAAACACGTGCAGAAATTCACCCCTCAATACGTAGAGGAGGAAGCCGGGGTGCCCCGCGACGTCTTTTATAAGCTAGTGGATTTCTACTTGAAAAAACCGGTGACAATAATAGGCTTTGCAATTGGGCGGACTGAAAACGGCGGCGACGCGGCCAGGGCCATATCTTTAATACACGCGTTATTAGGCGATCCCGCCGGCTTTTACTACTCAAATTCTGGGGCTTGGGGCATTGACTTTGCCTATATAAGGGGCCTACACGCGGCTAAGCCCAGTAAAGTAGTGCCCATGGGCCTAGTGGGAGGCGCTATCAGTCAGTTTAAAGTGGCATACGTGTGGAACGCAAACCCTGTGGCAACCCTCCCCCAAGGGGATAGAATTGCAAAAGCGGCGGAGAGGGGGGATATAACACTCGCCGTACACACTCCGTTAATGGACGAAACAGCGGAGGCCGCACACATAGTACTCCCCGCGCCTCTCTACTTGGAAAAGGAGGATGTGGTGTACAGCTACTGGCACAACTACTTGATATACAACACTGCGGTGGCCGACCCGCCGGGGTTTGCCAGGAGGGAGACTTGGGTCGTGAGGGAGTTGGCAAAACTCATAGGAGTCGGGGACCACCCCTTAATGCGCGAAGATCCTTGGGATGCAGTTAATATTGCGCTAAAAGGCACTGGAATAACGCTTGAGGAATTGAGGAGGCGCGGGGCGGTGAGGCTCCCAGCCCCGGATTATTACAAATACCCCACTGCGACGGGGAAAGTGGAGTTCTACAGCGTGACAGCCGTTAAGAAGGGGCTACCCCCGTTGCCTGAGTACAAGCCCCCGAGAAGAGACGCATACGTTTTAACATTCCCGCCCAATCCCCTATACACTAACAGCCAGTTTAGAGATATATACGGAGAGCCGGAGCCCGCGGTCTACCTAAACCCAAGCGATTTTGTTAGCGACTGCGTTGTCTTGTACAACGAGAACGGAGAGGCGGTTTTAAAAGCCAAGCCTAGCCCCCACGTGCCGCGCGGCGTGATCGTCTACACTGGCATTGGAAAAGACCTCAGGGGAGTCCCCATAAACACGCTGGCTAGAGGCGAGCCGGGGCCCTACGGCGGAACTCCGCGCCTCTATACGACGTACGTCAATATAAGGCCGTGTTAA
- a CDS encoding putative metallopeptidase, which yields MAYIRLASVEADIKNAVVRHNLNHLFQVDIVVVYNPNSHSKAVARIWGINKIFQEVLGLNPVYIMELLRPFKRLSCAERVKVIAHELAHIPATKSGALRPHNKAFWRDYKLYAGLFKCEDFPSLKINAGF from the coding sequence ATGGCCTATATTAGGCTGGCCAGCGTAGAGGCTGATATTAAAAACGCCGTAGTTAGACACAATCTAAACCACTTATTTCAAGTAGACATCGTGGTTGTGTACAACCCGAATTCCCATTCCAAGGCTGTGGCGAGAATTTGGGGGATCAATAAAATTTTCCAAGAAGTCTTGGGGCTAAATCCAGTTTATATTATGGAACTTTTAAGGCCGTTTAAAAGGCTCAGCTGTGCGGAGAGAGTGAAGGTAATCGCCCACGAGCTTGCCCACATCCCCGCGACAAAAAGCGGCGCGTTGAGGCCGCACAACAAGGCCTTTTGGAGAGACTATAAACTATACGCCGGCCTTTTCAAATGCGAAGACTTCCCCTCATTAAAAATAAACGCAGGCTTTTAA
- a CDS encoding Glu/Leu/Phe/Val family dehydrogenase: MQSESGFLAYVLAQLKRSVELGGFPEDFYAMISRPKRILHVYIPVKMDSGRIEVFEGYRVQHNDALGPFKGGIRFHPEVTLADDVALAILMTLKNSLAGLPYGGAKGAVRVDPKRLSQRELEELSRGYARAIAPLIGDLVDIPAPDVGTNSQIMAWMVDEYSKIAGRNAPAVFTSKPPELWGNPVREYATGFGVAVVAREMAKRLWDGIEGKTAAIHGAGNTGAWAAYWLEKMGVKIVAVSSTKGTVYNKAGIPAAEILRYYKREIPFEKIPGEFIKDPEASLNVEADLLVPAAIENVIRSDNAGQVKARLVVEGANGPTTPEAERVLYQRGVVVVPDILANAGGVIMSYLEWVENLQWLSWDEEETRKRLEAIMVNNVARVYQRWQKEKWTMRDAAIVTALERIYKAMKLRGWI; this comes from the coding sequence AGCGGGTTTTTGGCCTATGTCCTAGCTCAGTTAAAAAGATCAGTGGAGCTTGGCGGCTTCCCAGAGGATTTTTACGCAATGATTTCGAGGCCAAAGCGAATTCTACACGTGTATATCCCTGTTAAAATGGACAGCGGCAGAATTGAAGTGTTTGAGGGCTATAGAGTTCAGCATAATGACGCCCTCGGGCCTTTTAAAGGCGGTATTCGTTTTCACCCGGAGGTCACTCTAGCTGACGACGTCGCCTTGGCTATTCTCATGACGCTTAAAAACAGCCTCGCGGGCTTGCCCTACGGCGGGGCTAAGGGCGCGGTTAGAGTAGACCCCAAGAGGCTCTCCCAGAGAGAGCTCGAGGAGTTAAGCCGGGGCTACGCCAGGGCAATCGCCCCGCTAATAGGCGATTTGGTGGACATACCGGCGCCAGACGTGGGGACTAACTCGCAGATAATGGCCTGGATGGTAGACGAGTATTCAAAAATAGCGGGGAGAAACGCCCCCGCCGTGTTCACCTCAAAGCCGCCGGAGCTTTGGGGAAACCCAGTGAGAGAATACGCCACGGGCTTTGGAGTGGCAGTTGTCGCTAGAGAAATGGCCAAGAGGCTGTGGGACGGAATAGAGGGGAAGACGGCGGCAATTCACGGCGCTGGAAACACCGGGGCCTGGGCGGCTTATTGGCTGGAGAAAATGGGAGTTAAAATCGTGGCGGTCTCCTCCACTAAGGGCACTGTGTACAACAAGGCCGGGATTCCCGCGGCGGAAATACTGCGTTATTACAAAAGGGAAATTCCCTTTGAGAAAATACCCGGCGAGTTTATAAAAGACCCAGAGGCCTCTCTCAACGTAGAGGCCGATTTGTTAGTGCCGGCGGCTATTGAGAACGTGATTAGAAGCGACAACGCCGGCCAAGTTAAGGCTAGGCTTGTGGTTGAGGGCGCTAACGGCCCGACAACGCCAGAGGCCGAGCGGGTTTTATACCAGAGGGGAGTTGTAGTAGTGCCCGACATATTGGCCAACGCAGGCGGCGTGATTATGTCTTATTTAGAGTGGGTGGAAAACCTCCAGTGGCTCTCGTGGGACGAGGAGGAGACTAGGAAGAGACTAGAGGCAATAATGGTTAACAACGTGGCGAGAGTATACCAGAGGTGGCAAAAAGAAAAATGGACAATGAGAGACGCGGCAATAGTCACGGCGCTGGAGAGAATATACAAGGCAATGAAATTAAGAGGGTGGATTTAA
- a CDS encoding amino acid ABC transporter permease: MAFENYLEALWYVVGGIPTTMSLALLSFAIGLALGSILLLVRFFLPKPLPWLASAYVEAFRGTPLLVQIFIVYFGVGGYLKGYGINIDPFTAGVIALGLNSAAYQAEIFRSAVQAIPVEQYLTAEAYAFTKTQTFRYIILPQALRIALPALMNELVLLIKDSSLVAVIGVTPPDIFRRADYYSASKFAYFEAYMAAATVYFLICYAMVKISHYIERKYAIPGYLRRGII; the protein is encoded by the coding sequence ATGGCCTTTGAAAATTATTTAGAAGCGCTGTGGTACGTAGTGGGGGGCATCCCAACGACTATGTCTCTGGCTCTCCTCTCATTTGCAATAGGACTAGCGCTGGGCTCTATCCTCTTATTAGTGAGATTTTTCCTGCCGAAGCCGCTTCCCTGGCTGGCCTCAGCCTACGTGGAGGCCTTCCGGGGAACTCCCCTGCTAGTCCAAATTTTTATTGTCTATTTTGGAGTCGGGGGATACCTCAAGGGCTATGGAATAAATATTGACCCCTTCACCGCGGGGGTAATAGCCCTGGGGCTGAACAGCGCTGCCTATCAGGCGGAGATATTCAGATCGGCTGTGCAGGCAATACCAGTAGAGCAGTATTTAACCGCCGAGGCCTACGCGTTTACAAAGACACAGACTTTTAGATACATAATCCTCCCCCAAGCGCTTAGAATCGCGTTGCCAGCTTTAATGAACGAGTTAGTGTTGTTAATTAAAGACTCGTCTTTAGTGGCCGTGATAGGCGTCACCCCTCCTGACATTTTCAGAAGAGCTGACTACTATTCTGCGTCAAAATTCGCGTATTTTGAGGCGTATATGGCCGCGGCCACTGTGTACTTTCTGATTTGCTACGCCATGGTGAAAATAAGCCATTACATTGAGAGGAAATACGCCATACCGGGTTATTTAAGAAGGGGTATAATTTAG
- a CDS encoding amino acid ABC transporter ATP-binding protein, which yields MTTIVSVRNLQVAYGSLEVVKGVDLDVSQGEKVVIMGPSGSGKSTFLRSLIWLVRPKAGSIVIDEIEVSSRTLMEVRKRVGFVFQHYNLFPHLKVIDNIVLPLIKVHGLSRAEAVERALEALRLVGLEEKATAYPLQLSGGQQQRVAIARALAIRPKVLMLDEPTSALDPELVEEVLQVLENIAKRGTTMLIVTHEVDFALDVADRVVFFEGGKIIEQGPPDILYKPKTDRFRQFLKRLHKRTV from the coding sequence GTGACTACAATCGTCTCAGTTCGAAACCTCCAAGTGGCTTACGGATCTCTGGAAGTTGTGAAAGGAGTTGACCTAGACGTATCACAGGGGGAGAAGGTGGTCATAATGGGCCCTTCCGGCTCTGGGAAATCTACCTTTTTGAGGTCTTTAATCTGGCTGGTTAGGCCGAAGGCCGGCTCTATTGTAATAGATGAAATAGAGGTGTCCTCCCGCACTCTCATGGAGGTGAGGAAGAGAGTGGGGTTTGTTTTCCAGCATTACAACCTCTTCCCCCACCTCAAAGTTATTGACAACATTGTGCTACCGCTTATTAAAGTCCACGGGCTGTCCCGCGCTGAGGCCGTCGAGAGGGCGTTAGAGGCATTGCGGCTTGTGGGCCTTGAAGAAAAGGCCACGGCATATCCCCTGCAGCTCTCAGGCGGACAACAGCAAAGGGTGGCAATAGCGAGGGCGCTTGCAATAAGGCCTAAGGTGCTAATGCTTGACGAGCCAACAAGCGCGTTAGATCCCGAGCTGGTGGAGGAAGTGTTGCAAGTATTAGAAAATATCGCCAAGAGGGGCACTACCATGTTAATAGTCACGCACGAAGTGGACTTCGCCCTAGATGTCGCGGACAGAGTGGTGTTTTTCGAGGGGGGTAAAATAATAGAACAAGGCCCGCCCGATATTTTATACAAGCCGAAGACAGACCGCTTTAGACAATTCCTGAAGAGACTTCATAAAAGAACAGTTTAA